Genomic segment of Microthrixaceae bacterium:
AACGGGCCGCCGACTTCACCGCCGTAGAGGAGCATCTCGTAACCGTCGCCACCACCGCCGACTGGACGACCTTCGAACGAACCGTCGCCATGTTCGAAACCGCATCCGACGATGCCCACAACGACCCCACCAACCCCGATGACCTCGACCGACGAGACAAGAGAGAACGCGCCCACCGAAACGCCCGCGCCATCCAGATCGGCAACCGTTGGGAACTCCTCGGCAGCCTCGACAAGGTGTCAGGCCAGATCGTCGCCGACACCTGGGAACGCATCAACCACGAACTGTGGGAAGCCGACCTAGCCACCGCCCGCACCCAACTCGGCCCCGACGCCGATCCCACCGAGGTCGTGCGCACCGCACAACAGATCCGCACCGCCGCCCAACGCAACGCCGACGCCCTGGTCGAAATGGCCACCCGCGCCGCCACCACTCCGACAGATGGCCAACGACCCCGACCTCTCATCACCGTGATCGTGTCAGCCGGTGAACTGTTCGGCCCGATACGAGAGACCTTCAACGGCCTTGTCCTCAACCGCCTCGAGATCGCCAAACTCCTCTTCCAAGCCGACTTCGAACGGATCGTGTTCTCCCCCACCGCTCAACCCGTCAACATCACCAGCCCCCAACGATTCTTCACCGGCGGATGGCGACGAGCGGTCGAAATCAGAGACCGCCACTGCCAGCACCCCACATGCGACGTACCCGCCGAGTACTGCCACGTCGACCACATCACCGAACACACCGACGGCGGCACCACCAGCATCGACAACGGCCGCCTCCTATGCCCCCGCCACAACCACCAACGCCCCGGCCGAGAACCACCCCCCACAAGACGCCAGCCACTCACCGAAGACGACGACCCCGACCAACCCGACTAGACCGGATAACACGACCAGCGGGCACACGGCCCCACGTAGCCACCATCGTTTGGTCGGACCCGCACGAGCAACCGCCAGATCAAGCCGGGAAGAGACCCCGACTCGGCGATCTACTCGAGTCGGATTGTGTAGCCGTGGCCCACCGACCACAGCTGTTCCCAGCTGACCTCGTCGAGTGGCTCGGAAATGCCCGACCTCGGGAGCAGAATCGGTGAGGTAGCGCTTGTTGCCGGTTCCCCGCCACACATGGATGCCTAGCGTTCGAGCCACCCGAGGGTGGCGCGGACCGCGGCGTCGCCGGCCTCGATGATCGCCCCTTGGACTCGAGGGTTGTCGGTGACGGCGTACAGGACCGACAGAGACTTGGGTGTCTTGAAGGTGAGGTCAAAGCCCGGCCGAAAACCAGAACTGGCCTGCGGAGGGTTCCGCAGGCCAGTCGTGGTGGGCGATGAGGGAGTCGAACCCCCGACCCCCTGCGCGTCATGCAGGTGCTCTAACCAACTGAGCTAATCGCCCGGGGACCGACAAGGTAGCAGCCCCGTCGCTGTAGCCCGAACCCACAAGCCCACGCTGGCATTCACCCATCGACATACACCGGTAGCCTGCTGGCGGAGCACGCTATCGGCAGGGGTCCGCCGGTGACGAGCATCCAAGTCCGCTCCAACTGGAGGTGCCGTGATGGATTCCTCGACGACGCCAGTCGGCACCCTCTACGGGCCTGGATCGCGCGACCTGCAGGAGCAGTTCGACTCCCGGCGCATCGCCGATCGACTGGCCGAGCTCACCGTGCACGATGCCCTCGATGCCGGAGACCTCGACCTCATCGCCGACCAGAGCACGGTGTGGGTTGCCACCACCGACATCGACGGTTGGCCCGACGTTTCCTACAAGGGTGGCGAGCGAGGCTTCGTTCGGGTGGTCAGCCCCCCACCAGCTCCAGATCCCGTTCTACAACGGCAACGGCATGTGGCGAACCCTGGGCAACATCGAAGACACCGGACGGGTGGCCCTGTTGTTCGTGGACAACGACCGGCCTTGGCGAATGCGCCTCCACGGTCATGGCACCGTCCTCACCGATCCTGCGATCACCGGAGACTTCCTCGGCGCCGAGGCCGTGTTGGCGGTACAGATCGCCCGCATCTTCCCCAATTGCGGCCGCTACATCCACCAGGGCGACTCGATCTCGCCCTACGTCCCGCGCCCGGGGGTGACGGCCCCGATCCCGGACTGGAAGCGGATCCAGGTGTTCAGTGACGTACTCCCAGCCAACGACCCTGCCCGCACCGAGAACCTCTGAGCAGAACGGATCGACCGCCAGACATGCCCCATCCCACGAGAGCGTTCCCGACCGCGGGGTCTGGTGACGAGGACGACCAGGACCTGCCGATGATCAGAAGAACCCGCCGGGCACCAGCCCCGCCACGGCGTATGGCCGCCATCTTCACCACTGCCGTGCTCGGACTCGGCGCGATCAGCACAGCCGGGTGTAGCAACACCGACGACGGTGCTGACAGTGCAACCACGGTCGCACCCACGTCGTCGGGCAACACTCCTTCCGGTGCCGAGACCACGACTCCGCCGATGCTGGTGCCGGAGTTGTTCGACGCCACCGACACCTCGTTCTACGCCACTCCTGAGCCCGTCCCCGCGGGCAACCACGGTGACCTGGTTCGCTACCAGCTCACCGGCAACCAGCCCAACGGGATGACCCGATACCGGGTCATGTACCTGTCCGAGACCCGCCGTGGTGAACCCACGGTGGTGACCGGGCTGGTGGCGGTGCCATCCGGAGATGGACCCTCGGGGGGATGGCCGGTGCTCACCTACAGCCGAGGCTCGAGCGGAATCGCCGACAACTGCGCCATATCAATGGCTGTCGACGAGACCCAGGGGTCTGATCCGCTCCTAGCCGCCGAAGCGTTCCTGGTGGAAGATGCCGTCTCGCGCCTCGACATGGTGGCCACCGTCACCGACTACGAGGGCATCGGTGGACCTGGCATCCACCCGTATCTCAGCGGGGTCAGCGAAGCCCGAGCCACCCTCGACATCGTCCGGGCCGCCGGTCAGCTCCCGGACCTGAAGCTTCGAAGTGACGTTGGGATCATGGGCTACTCCCAGGGTGGCCATGCCGCGCTCTGGGCCAACCAACATGCCGCGGAGTGGACTCCAGAGCTTGTGATCCACGGCACGGTCTCCGGTGCACCGGCGTCCGAGTTGGCTGAGCTGTTGGCTCCCGGCGGGTTCTTCGACGATGGATCCAGGTCGATGTTGGCCGCCGGAATGGCTCAAGAAGACCCGAGTATCGATCTAGCCGACGTCCTCACCCCGGACGGCGAGCAGCTCGTGGATCTGATGAGTGCCAGCTGCCGGCCCGACCCTCAGGCCGCGGAGTCGCTGGCCGCCAAGCCCCTGCTCCAACAGTCCCAGGCCCAGAACGAGCTCTGGCCGGCTTGGATCTCGGCCAACACACCGGGGAAGGATTCCGCCGCGGCCCCGGTACTGATCTTCCACGGCGACGCCGATGAATCCGTACCTGTCGAACACAGCCAAGCGCTCCAGGATCGGCTCTGTGCCAGCGGCGTGCCCACCGAACGTCGGGTGATCGCTGGGGCCGGCCGCGTTGCTGGCGCCGTCCCCACCATCGCCGAAGGCGCCGACTGGCTGGCCGCCCGGATCGCCCGAACCCAGCCGAACCCCACCTGTTGACCGGCGCATACGTGCCCCGGGCCCAGCCCCGGTCGAGCACGGTCAGGTCAGGTCAGGTCAGGTCAGGTCAGGTCACAAAATTGCAGCCTGGCCGAGCAGCACCCGTAGCTCACCGATCAGACCACCGTTGGTGTCAACGCAGAACTGATCGGGAAGACGCAGCACCTTGTCTTCGCCGAGGTGGATGAACACCATCGACTCGCCAGGGAAACGGGTGAGGATGGCCTTGAGGTCGTCGACGGTGTCCTGGCTCAGGCGAGCCGGGGAGACCTTCACCCGCAACGGTGGAGCCCCGTCGATGACGCCGTCGAACACTTCCACATCCATGGCGATGAGCTTGGGCTGATCGTCTCGTCGGTCGACCCGACCCTTGACCAACAACACCGCGTCATCGGCGAGCATGTGGCCGATGTCGGCCATGGTCTTGGGGAAGACCATCACCTCGATCGAGGTCTGGAGGTCTTCCAACACGAAGACCGCCATCAGGTCACCCTTCTTGGTCCACTTACGTTGCAGCCCGGTGACCACTCCGCCGATGAGACGCATGGCGCCGTCCTCGACCTCTGCCAGGTCAGTGATCGTGCCGTCGGTGCGACGGCTGAGCGCGGCCTCGGCCCCCATCAGCGGGTGATCGCTCACGTACAGGCCCAGCATCTCCTTTTCGAAGGCGAGCTGTTCCTTCTTTTCGAAGGCCAGCGACGGGATGGTCACCTTCTCGTCGAACCCTCCACCGGTTTCCTCTACCTCACCGAACAGGCTGAAGATTCCGACGTCACGCTCCTTGCGGCGGGCGATAGTGGCATCGACGATCTGTTCGTACACCGCCAACAGACCTCGGCGCGGGTGACCGAGGGAGTCGAAGCCGCCGGCCTTGATCAGCGACTCCAGCGTCTTCTTGTTGAGCACCGAAAGGTCGACTCGTTCGCAGAAGTCGTAGAAGTCAGCGAAGGGTCCGTTGGCGGTCCGATCCTCGATGATCTTTTCGACCAGGGCCTCACCCACGTTGCGCACCGCTGACAGACCGAAGGGGATTACCTCGGTGCCGTCGTCGAGTCGGGCGGGCTCGAAGTCCGACGCCGAGCGGTTCACGTCTGGCACTAGGACCTGGATACCCATGGTGCGGCATTCGTTCAGGTAGACCGCAGCCTTTTCCAGGCTGGTCTTGACGCTGGTCAGCAGCGCCGAGAGGTATTCGACCGGGAAGTGGGCCTTCAGGTAGGCGGTCTGGTAGCTGACGAGGCCGTAGCCGAAGCTGTGGCTCTTGTTGAAGGCGTAGTTGGCGAATCCTTCGATGGTGTCGAACAGGGTGGTGCCCAGCGCCGATCCGTAACCGGTGGCCTCGCAGCCGTCCACGAACTTGGCCCGCTCCTTGGCCATCAGCTCGGGCTTCTTCTTGCCGCAGGCCTTGCGGAGGTTGTCGGCCTCGGCCAGGGAGTAGCCGGCGAAACGCTGGCTCACCCGCATCACCGACTCCTGATAGATCATCAGGCCATAGGTGTCGGCAAGCAGTTCCTCGGCGTCGGGATGGAAGTACTCGACCGGCTTACGTTCGTTCTTGATGTCGGCGTAGTCGTTGTGCATGTTCACCGACATGGGGCCGGGTCGGTAGAGGGCGACCAATGCGGCGATGTCTTCGAAGCAGGTGGGGGCCAGCGAGCGCATGAGGGTTCGCATGGCACCGCCCTCGAGCTGGAACACGCCGATCGACTCTCCCCGGCACAGCATGGCCAACGTCTTCTCGTCGTCGAGCGCAACCCGGTCTATGTCGAGGTCCACGCCTCGGAACCGTTTGATGATCGCCAAGGTGTCCGAGATGACGTCGAGGTTGCGTAGGCCCAAGAAGTCCATCTTGAGCAGGCCCAGCTCCTCGACCCCGCCCATCTCGTATTGGGTCACTACCGGGGCCAGCTCGACGGGCTGTCCGGCGGCCGGCTTGCGTTGGATGGGCAGGTAGGTGGTGAGGGGGTCTTTGGTGATCACCACCGCGGCGGCGTGGATGCCGTCTTGGCGGCGCAGGCCCTCCAACCCCTTGGCCACGTCGATGACCTTCTTGGCGTCAGGGTCCTCGAAGTACATGTGGCGCAGGTCGGCGGCCATCTTGTAGCCGTCTTCGTACTTGGGGTGCTGGTCGAGGCAGGCGTAGAGCGGGGTGTCGCGCCCCATGATCAGCGGCGGCATTGCCTTGGCCACCTTGTCGCCCACCGAGTACGGGTAGCCGAGCACCCGGGCCGCGTCTCGAACTGCGGCCCGAGCCTTGATGGTTGAGAAGGTGACGATCTGGGCCACGTGGTCGCGGCCGTAGCGCTCGGCGGCGTAGCGGATCATCTCGTCTCGGTAGCGAGAGTCGAAGTCCATGTCGATGTCGGGCATGGAGATGCGGCTCGGGTTGAGGAACCGTTCGAACAGCAGGTCGTAACGGATCGGATCCAAGTCGGTGATCCACAGCGTGTAGGCCACGGCGCAACCGGCGGCCGAGCCACGGCCGGGACCGACCCGGATGTTGTTGTCTCGGGCGTGCTTGATGAGGTCCCAGGTGATCAGGAAGTACGAGCTGAAGCCCATGTCCCCGATGACTTGGAGCTCATAGGCCAACCGTTCGACCACCGCATCGGGAAGGGGGTCGCCCCATCGCTCCTTGGCGCCTTCGAACGTGAGGTGGCGCAGGTAGTCGGCGTCGGTCTCGAATCCGTCGGGTAGCGGGAAGTTGGGAAGGAGAGCATCGCCGAAGTCGATCTCCACATCGCAGCGTTCGGCCACCCAAAGCGTGTTGTCACAAGCCACCTCTACCTCGCGGAACAGGTGGCGCATCTCCTGGGCCGACTTGAGGTAGTGGTCGTCGCCGTGGAACTTGAACCGGTTGGGGTCACTCATCAGCGATCCGGTCTGCACGCACAGCAGGGCGTCGTGGGACTCGGCATCGTGACGATGGGTGTAGTGACTGTCGTTGGTGGCCAGCAGCGGGGCCCCTAGGCGCTTGGCGATGTCGAAGAGCTGGGGGTTGGTCTGGTGCTGCTCGGGGATGCCGTGGTCCTGTATCTCCACGAACAGGTTGTCTCGACCGAAGATGTCCTGGAGACGACCGGCGGCTTTGAGCGCCGCCTCGGAGTCACCCCGGAGGAGGTGCTGGAGGACGTGGCCCCCGAGGCACCCGGTAGTGGCGATGATGCCTTCGCTGTGCTGGTCGAGCAGCTCCCAGTCGACGCGGGGCTTGTAGTAGTAGCCCTCCATGAACGCCCGGCTGGAGAGCTGGATCAGGTTGCGGTAGCCGGTGGCGTTCTCGGCCAGGGCGGTCAGGTGGTAGTAGAGCTTCTTGCCGCCGTCGGCGTCACCACCGGAGTCGTCGACCTTGCCTCGCCGGTTGGGTCGCTCCAAGCGAGAGTCGTAGGCCATGTAGAGCTCACTGCCCAAGATGGGCTTGATGCCGTTGGCGCGGGCGGCCTTGTAGAAGGGAAGGATCCCGTACATGTTCCCGTGGTCGGTGATGCCGATGGCCGGTTGACCGTCGGCGGCCGCGGCGGCCACGACCTCCTCTACACGGGCGGCACCGTCGAGCATCGAGTACTCGGTGTGCACATGGAGGTGGGTGAACGAATCTCCCACGTGACGTCCTCCCGACGCGACCGGCTGCCTCCCGAAGGATGGCTTCCCACAGGTAATCCACAGCAGTTGTCCACCGCATGTGGATGAACTACACGGCTGTCGTTCGACGGTACCACCCTTGCCGCCGGTCGGCCTCGCCCACTGGGCACATCAGGGCTTGGGCGCCACCACGGTGGTCACCCGGGGTCGAGATCCCTCCCCCACCGTCACGTATCCGTCCGCACCCGGCAGCAGGGCGATCGCCTCACCTTGGACCTCCAACGGCGAGACGCCTCGGCATCGTCGGGTCTCGTCACCGAGGGCACCCATAACGGTCTGGCCGGCCGGCACCGACACCACGAACACCGACCCGTAGGTGCGCAACACCATCACCGAACCATCACCGGACAGGTCGGCGGCGGTGAGCATGCTGGTCTCGCCGTTGCCCACCGGGAACACGCCGACCGCCTCCGCCACCACCGCTGCTTGCGAAGGGGGGCGACTGGTGGCCTGGGACACCCGGTAGACCCGACTACGACCCGGTTCCTTGGTCATCAACAACACCGACCCGTCGACGTCGGCCACCACCGCCTCCACGTCGTGAGCCCCGTCGGGGTAGGCCACCACGATCGGTTCGGCTGCCACCGACGTGGAATCACCGAGTGGGACTGCAACCCGATACAACGTCACCGAGGCGCGAGCGATCCGATTGTCTCCGGTGTCGGCCAACACCAGGATCGGACCACCAGGGCCTCGGGCCAGGACCATGTCCTCCCAGTCGACGTTCTCGGCTCCATCCACCGTCACCGTCTGCACCGTGGGCTTCCCGTCAGTCCCCGAACGGATGGCGAACAGTCGGGCGCTGTCTCCAGAGTCGTTGACCACCCACACCGTTCCAGCGTCATCCACCGCCACCCCCGATACCTCGACGAGCCCGGAGTCGAGAACGGGCACCGACATCGATGCCAGCAACTTCTCGTCGCAGGCGGCACCGGCCAGATCTCCGCCCTGTCCCGCCGCGATCACCCCTCCGATGGTGTCGGGTCGCGGGGTCGTTCGTGACGTGGCCGGGGATGGCGATGTGGTGGATGCGGCATTCGAAGTGTTGGTCGACGAGTGAGAGCTGGCCCCATCCCCGAGGTCGCGGCCACCGTTGGCGGCGCCGAAGCTGACCAGTCCCACCGTCAACGCCACCGCAAGGGCCATGACCAGGGCAGTCATCAAGGCCACCGCCAGCCCGGCCACGACGACGGCGGGAGATCGGCGGGACAGGACCGACCGCCGAAGACCCCCGGTGGGGGGACCGGTCACGGTCCTAGAGGTAGGTGCCGGGGCGTACGTCGGCTCCGGGTACCGACCCGGCAACGGGGCCCTCGGCCATTCCTGGAAGCTGGCGCTTCACGTCCTCCAACTGGTGACGGGCCGCCATCTGCTGGGCGAACAACGTGGCCTGGATGCCATGGAACAAGCCCTCGAGCCAGCCCACTAGCTGGGCTTGGACCACCCGCAGCTCGGCTTCGCTGGGCGTGGACGTGCCGCCGAAGGGCATGGCCACTCGCTCCAGTTCGTCACGCAGGTCCGGCGACATGGCCGACCCGAGCTCACGTACCGAGGTCTCATAGATCTCGCGCAGGCGGTCCCGGGCGGGTTCGTCGAGCTCGGCACCGCGCACCTCTTCGAGGAGCTGCTTGATCATCGAGCCGATGCGCATGACCTTGGCGGGTTCCTCTACCGCCTCGCGCCGTTCCTCGGTATCGACCTCTCCGTCTGAACCCCCTGCTGACGGTGCTTCCACCAGCTCACCACGGGCCAGAACCGGCTCCTCGGGGTCGGTGCTGGGCACTCCCGATCCAGGCTCGGTCGCCGTGGGCACGTCTGTCATCGGGATACTCCTACCAGTAGTGGAACCAACATCTCAGCAGAGGTGAGTGACCCGTGGCGGCCCACCAGCACGTAGGGGCCGGTATCGGCCTCGTCGTGGTAGGACACCGCGTCGCGAGCCACGAGGGCGACATCGCCGAGGCGTTGCCTGGCCTCGTCGGTGACCATCGGACCCCACCAGCCCTCGTCGATCGTCTGGTCACGGGAACGTACCCAACCGGTGTCTCCGTGATGGGCCTCAACCGCGGCCGCCAGCGCCTCGACCCGACCGGGTCGAGCGTGAAGCCATCGGAACCGACCTTCGCCCGATTGGAACGACAGGTGCGAGACCACCTCTGGGTTGAGGTTGATCACGTTGTCACCCACGTCGACCTGACCGTGATCGGCGGTGATCACCAGAGCGGCCCCGGCCGGCAGGAAGTCGAGGATGTCACCCACCATGCGGTCGGCGTAGGCCAGCTCGGCGTCGAAGTGGTCCCGCAGGCCGTACTCGTGAGACACCTTGTCGAGCCCGTCGTAGTAGGCGTAGACAAACGGCTCGCGTTCAATCAGGGCCTGGCGAAGCTCCCACAGCAACACTGCGTTGGTGCGATAGCCCCGGAATCGGATGTCGCACAGGTGGGCGCCGCTGAAACCGGAGTGGGCGAACTCGGCCTTGGTCACGATCCTGGGTCGTTGGCCCAGGAACGATGGGTGCGGTTGGAAGGTATTGGGATCGAGCCGCTTGCGGGCGTCACCCAGCACCGGGGTGGACCACCGCAACACGTTCAACACGTCGTGGTCGACCGCCACCCGATAGCCGACGACCCCATGGACACCGGGCGGCAACCCGGTGGCGATGGAGGTCAGTGCGGTGGCGGTGGTCGACGGTGAGACGCTGGTGATCGGCCCACCCATCAGCGAACAGAGGTTGGGCGCCAGGTGTCGACGTTCCTGCAACTGCTCCCAGCCCAAGCCGTCGAGCACCAGCAGCACGACCTGGTCGGCCTCCATGGCAGCAGCGGGCATCCACGCCCCAGGCTCGGTGCCCGATCCGTGGGTCCCATCCAGCAGGGCGGGCACGATGTTGGCGATGCATCCCCCGGCGTAGTCGGGGAGGACGGGTTGATCCACGGAGGTCCTTTCGGGTTACCCGGCGTCAACCTACCGCCGAGGCCCCGAGCCCACCACGCCGACCTCGTAGACTCCCGCCGGTGAAGGTGTCCACCCGGGGTGACTATGCGGCGCGGGCCCTGCTGTCCCTCGTGCTCCACGGTGACGGGAAGCCAACCTCGGTCCGAGACATCGCGGAACGGACTGCGCTTCCCCAGCCCTACCTGGAGCAGATCCTGCTGGCCCTCAAGGGTGCCGGCCTGGTCCGGTCCAAGCGTGGCGTCGGCGGCGGCTACGTGCTGGCCCGTCCCGCCGAGGAGATCACGTTGGCTGCCATCGTGAGCGCGGTGGACGGACCCATAGCCGTGGGCGATTTCGGTGAACCGCACCAGAACGGGGCCTGTGACCACGAGGGCCAGTGCGTGCTGTTGGCGGTGTGGTCCGACGTGGGTGAACAGATGCGCCAGATGCTCGAGGGCCGCACCCTGGCCGACATCGCGGCCATCACCAGGGGCGAAGCCCCCTGGCCAGACCCCGTGACCTGACACCTGACACGGGCGACCTGACACCGGCGACCGAGCGCCGCCGGAAGGCTGTGCCAGTCGGCGGGCCCAGGGTCAGACGGCCAAGCTCTCGAGCACGGCCCTGAGGTCTGGGGCCAACGGAGAGTCGAAACCGACCCGCTCGCCGGTGCCGGGATGGTCGAAGGCGAGGTGCTCGGCGTGAAGGAAGGGGCGGTGCAGATCTATCGACTCCCGCACGCCCTGGTAGCGGTCGTCTCCCACCACCCGGTGACCGATGGCGGCCAGGTGGACCCGGATCTGGTGGGTGCGACCGGTCTCGAGCCGACACGTGACCAGCGCCGTCTCGGCGGGCTCGGTGAAGACCTGATCGACCTGATAGCGGGTACGGGCTTCCTTGCCGGTCGCCACTACCGCCATGCGGGTCGGGTGCCGAGGCGACCGTCCGATGGGGGCGTCTATCAGCCCCCGTGACGATTCCGGATGACCCCAAACCAGGGCCCGGTACCGGCGTTCCACGGTCCGCTGCGACAGTTGACCGACGAGCGACTCATAGGCCAGCCCGGTGCGGGCCACCACCAGCAAGCCCGACGTGCCCCGGTCGAGACGATGGACGATTCCGGGCCGGGCCGGATCACCGACTTCGGCCATTTCGGGGTAGTGGGCCAGCAGGCCCGCCACCATGGTGCCGTGGTCGTGACCGGCCCCCGGATGCACGACCAGGTCGGCCGGCTTGTCCACTACCACCACGTGCTCGTCGGCGAACACCACCGGAACCTCAACGGCCGGATCGGCTTGCGGGGTGACCTGTGCGTCCGATTCGGCCACATCGACTTGGATCAGGGCGCCTTCGGTCAGCTTCACCGACCCCTTGGCCGCCACCACACCGTCGACGGTCACCGCGCCGTCGACCAGCAGAACAGCGACCTCCGAGCGCGACAACCCGGTGATCATGGCCACCACTCGGTCCAGCCGTTGGCCAGCCAGGACTTCGGGGACGTGCTCTGAGTGAACGGCCACGTCAGGGCGCCCGCAGGCCGGCGACCACCAGCAAGATGGCCCCGACGACCACGCCCA
This window contains:
- a CDS encoding DUF222 domain-containing protein — encoded protein: MDHFDHERRDPDGWSPGHIDWGTGHERASDEVGKKAAPGHGRGLWDRGERATGPVRGLAADLVEALDTLAGPEGLDDDTLSETVIELMRFRSLLDAKAASFVARWDARVLWANDGSKAPGARLARDVGCRRQTTNRAVHTARSTRSMPLVSAAWQTGDISTDHVERLTRAATPERAADFTAVEEHLVTVATTADWTTFERTVAMFETASDDAHNDPTNPDDLDRRDKRERAHRNARAIQIGNRWELLGSLDKVSGQIVADTWERINHELWEADLATARTQLGPDADPTEVVRTAQQIRTAAQRNADALVEMATRAATTPTDGQRPRPLITVIVSAGELFGPIRETFNGLVLNRLEIAKLLFQADFERIVFSPTAQPVNITSPQRFFTGGWRRAVEIRDRHCQHPTCDVPAEYCHVDHITEHTDGGTTSIDNGRLLCPRHNHQRPGREPPPTRRQPLTEDDDPDQPD
- the dnaE gene encoding DNA polymerase III subunit alpha codes for the protein MGDSFTHLHVHTEYSMLDGAARVEEVVAAAAADGQPAIGITDHGNMYGILPFYKAARANGIKPILGSELYMAYDSRLERPNRRGKVDDSGGDADGGKKLYYHLTALAENATGYRNLIQLSSRAFMEGYYYKPRVDWELLDQHSEGIIATTGCLGGHVLQHLLRGDSEAALKAAGRLQDIFGRDNLFVEIQDHGIPEQHQTNPQLFDIAKRLGAPLLATNDSHYTHRHDAESHDALLCVQTGSLMSDPNRFKFHGDDHYLKSAQEMRHLFREVEVACDNTLWVAERCDVEIDFGDALLPNFPLPDGFETDADYLRHLTFEGAKERWGDPLPDAVVERLAYELQVIGDMGFSSYFLITWDLIKHARDNNIRVGPGRGSAAGCAVAYTLWITDLDPIRYDLLFERFLNPSRISMPDIDMDFDSRYRDEMIRYAAERYGRDHVAQIVTFSTIKARAAVRDAARVLGYPYSVGDKVAKAMPPLIMGRDTPLYACLDQHPKYEDGYKMAADLRHMYFEDPDAKKVIDVAKGLEGLRRQDGIHAAAVVITKDPLTTYLPIQRKPAAGQPVELAPVVTQYEMGGVEELGLLKMDFLGLRNLDVISDTLAIIKRFRGVDLDIDRVALDDEKTLAMLCRGESIGVFQLEGGAMRTLMRSLAPTCFEDIAALVALYRPGPMSVNMHNDYADIKNERKPVEYFHPDAEELLADTYGLMIYQESVMRVSQRFAGYSLAEADNLRKACGKKKPELMAKERAKFVDGCEATGYGSALGTTLFDTIEGFANYAFNKSHSFGYGLVSYQTAYLKAHFPVEYLSALLTSVKTSLEKAAVYLNECRTMGIQVLVPDVNRSASDFEPARLDDGTEVIPFGLSAVRNVGEALVEKIIEDRTANGPFADFYDFCERVDLSVLNKKTLESLIKAGGFDSLGHPRRGLLAVYEQIVDATIARRKERDVGIFSLFGEVEETGGGFDEKVTIPSLAFEKKEQLAFEKEMLGLYVSDHPLMGAEAALSRRTDGTITDLAEVEDGAMRLIGGVVTGLQRKWTKKGDLMAVFVLEDLQTSIEVMVFPKTMADIGHMLADDAVLLVKGRVDRRDDQPKLIAMDVEVFDGVIDGAPPLRVKVSPARLSQDTVDDLKAILTRFPGESMVFIHLGEDKVLRLPDQFCVDTNGGLIGELRVLLGQAAIL
- a CDS encoding RluA family pseudouridine synthase; its protein translation is MAVHSEHVPEVLAGQRLDRVVAMITGLSRSEVAVLLVDGAVTVDGVVAAKGSVKLTEGALIQVDVAESDAQVTPQADPAVEVPVVFADEHVVVVDKPADLVVHPGAGHDHGTMVAGLLAHYPEMAEVGDPARPGIVHRLDRGTSGLLVVARTGLAYESLVGQLSQRTVERRYRALVWGHPESSRGLIDAPIGRSPRHPTRMAVVATGKEARTRYQVDQVFTEPAETALVTCRLETGRTHQIRVHLAAIGHRVVGDDRYQGVRESIDLHRPFLHAEHLAFDHPGTGERVGFDSPLAPDLRAVLESLAV
- a CDS encoding pyridoxamine 5'-phosphate oxidase family protein, with product MASEASFGWSAPHQLQIPFYNGNGMWRTLGNIEDTGRVALLFVDNDRPWRMRLHGHGTVLTDPAITGDFLGAEAVLAVQIARIFPNCGRYIHQGDSISPYVPRPGVTAPIPDWKRIQVFSDVLPANDPARTENL
- a CDS encoding bacterial proteasome activator family protein; the protein is MTDVPTATEPGSGVPSTDPEEPVLARGELVEAPSAGGSDGEVDTEERREAVEEPAKVMRIGSMIKQLLEEVRGAELDEPARDRLREIYETSVRELGSAMSPDLRDELERVAMPFGGTSTPSEAELRVVQAQLVGWLEGLFHGIQATLFAQQMAARHQLEDVKRQLPGMAEGPVAGSVPGADVRPGTYL
- a CDS encoding Rrf2 family transcriptional regulator produces the protein MKVSTRGDYAARALLSLVLHGDGKPTSVRDIAERTALPQPYLEQILLALKGAGLVRSKRGVGGGYVLARPAEEITLAAIVSAVDGPIAVGDFGEPHQNGACDHEGQCVLLAVWSDVGEQMRQMLEGRTLADIAAITRGEAPWPDPVT
- a CDS encoding alkaline phosphatase family protein, which codes for MANIVPALLDGTHGSGTEPGAWMPAAAMEADQVVLLVLDGLGWEQLQERRHLAPNLCSLMGGPITSVSPSTTATALTSIATGLPPGVHGVVGYRVAVDHDVLNVLRWSTPVLGDARKRLDPNTFQPHPSFLGQRPRIVTKAEFAHSGFSGAHLCDIRFRGYRTNAVLLWELRQALIEREPFVYAYYDGLDKVSHEYGLRDHFDAELAYADRMVGDILDFLPAGAALVITADHGQVDVGDNVINLNPEVVSHLSFQSGEGRFRWLHARPGRVEALAAAVEAHHGDTGWVRSRDQTIDEGWWGPMVTDEARQRLGDVALVARDAVSYHDEADTGPYVLVGRHGSLTSAEMLVPLLVGVSR
- a CDS encoding relaxase domain-containing protein, producing the protein MHDAQGVGGSTPSSPTTTGLRNPPQASSGFRPGFDLTFKTPKSLSVLYAVTDNPRVQGAIIEAGDAAVRATLGWLER